In Streptomyces sp. P9-A4, the genomic window ACCCGTGGCCATGCTCACGGCGCTCGCCCTCCTCTGCGGCACGCTGGCGATCGTCCTGGCCATGTCCACGCCCGCCTCCGCCCTCACCCGGCACGGCACCTTCACGCTCACCCCCGCCTCCGGCACCCTCGCGGCCGGGCCGGTCTCGCTCACCGCCGCCGGCCCCTGCCCCACGCCCGCCGATGCCGCGAAGCCGTACGTCAAGGGCGTCCTCGCCCTCGTCAACCCCGGCGACCCGACCCTCACCGCCCCCATCGCCGAGGTCGTGCCCGGCGGCCCGCTCGGCACCACCCCGATATCCGGCACCCTCGGCGCCTCCGGCGCCGGCTTCGGCACCCTCCAGGAGCGGCTGCGCGAGATCGTGCCCTCCGGGCCCATGGACGGCCGGTACGAGCTGCGGCTCTTCTGCGAGACGGCGGACGCGGAGACGCGGGCCGAGTACTTCTCCCAGCTGATCGAGGTCACCGGGGACGACTGGGCGGCCGTCGGCCAGCAGGCGACCAACCTGACGGTCTCCACCGACAGCGCCCTCCCGCCCGCCGGCCGCCCCTACCCGGTCCGGGCCGAGGTCCAGCCGGCGAGCGCGGCCGGTACGGTCACCTTCCTCACCCTCGACAGCAACGGCGAGCCCGTGGAGCTGGGGACGAAGGAACTCGTCGACGGCAAGGCGGAGGTGACCGCCACCATGCCCGACACCGTCAACCTGGACATGGCGGTCCTGGCGCAGTTCACGCCGGCCGACCCCGCCGCGTACACCGCCGCCTCGTACCTCGCCGTGTTCACCGCGGGCCCGGCCACCACCCCGACCCCGACCGGCACCCCGACCGGCACACCGACCGGTGAGCCCACCCCCACCGGCACCCCGACGGGCGAGCCCACCGACGGGCCGACGGACGGACCCACCGACGAGCCGACCGACGAGCCCACCCCCACGGACAGCACCGGCCCCACGCCGACCGCGACCGACTCCACCGGCGGCAGCGGCACCTCCGGCGGTACGGACACCTCGGGCGGCTCCGGCACCTCCGGCGGCGACAGCGGCTCCGGCTCCACCGGCGGCACCACCACCAACGGCGGCAACGGCTCCCTCGCCGCCACCGGCTCCACCGCCGCGTCCGCCGCCCTCGGCTCGCTCGCGCTCTGCCTCCTCGGCGCGGCGGCCGTCATCCAGACCCGCCGCCGCAAGGGCGGCGCCCGCCCGTGACGACCGCACCGCCACCCACCGCCCCCCGCGCCGGGCTCGCCCTGGCCGGGGCGGCGCTGTCCGTGCTCGCGGCGCTGCTCATCGGCTTCGCCGCCAACCTCACCGTCCTCGGCCACCTCCAGCACGCCCGCGACCAGTCCACCGCCTACGACGAACTGCGCGAGCAACTCGCCCTCGGCACCGCCCCGGTGGGGCAGCTCACCTACGACGGCAAGCCGCTCGTCCCCGGCGCCCCGGTGGCCCTGATCCGCATCCCCGCGCTCGGCCTGCGCGAGGTCGTCGCCGAGGGCACCACCTCCGAGGTCCTGATGTCGGGCCCCGGCCACCGCCGCGACACGGCCCTGCCCGGCCAGGCCGGGACCAGCGTCGTCATGGGCCGCAGATGGGGGTACGGCAGCCCCTTCAACGACGTGCACCGGCTGCCCGACGGCGCCCGCATCGAGGTCACCACAGGACAGGGCGAGGCCGTGTACGAGGTGACCGGCGTCCGCCACCCCGGCGACCCCAACCCGGCGGCCCTCGGCGCCGGCCAGGGACGGCTCACTCTGATGACCGCGAGCGGCGGCGCGTACACCCCCGAGGACGTCGTCCGCATCGACGCCAAGCTGCTCGGCACCGCGCGGCCCAGCCCGCCCCGGCCGCTGCGCCCCGGCTGGATCACGGCGGCCGAGAAGCCCCTCGCGGGCGACCCCGACGCCTGGCCGGGGATCTTCCTCGGCGCGCAGGCGCTGCTCCTCGCCGCCCTGCTCGCCGTGTTCGCCCGCCGCCGCTGGGGCGCCCGGCAGGCCTGGGTCACCGCCGTGCCCGTCCTCGTCGCCCTCGGCGTCCTCGTCTCCGGCGAGCTGACCCGTCTCCTCCCCAACCTCCTCTGACCGCTGTGGAGTCCACACCGTGACCGATCTCGCCGACACCGTCACCCTGCCGCCCGTGCCGGGCACCGGACCGGCGGCCCCGTCCCGGGCCGCCGCCCTCGAAGCCGAGGCCGTCTCCGCCTGGTTCGGCGACCGCAAAGTCCTCGACCGGGTCTCCCTCGCCATGCCCGCCCGCGAGGTCACCGCCCTCATCGGCCCCTCGGGCTGCGGCAAGTCGACCTTCCTGCGCATCCTCAACCGGATGCACGAACTCACCGGCACCGCCTCGCTCGCCGGCCGGGTCCTTCTCGACGGCGCCGACATCTACGACCGGGGCCGCCGCATCACCCACGCCCGCCGCGAGATCGGCATGGTCTTCCAGAAGCCCAACCCGTTCCCCGCCATGTCGCTGTACGAGAACGTCCTCGCCGGCCTGAAACTCGGCGGCATCCGCGCGGGCAAGGAGGCCAAGGACGACCTCGTCGAGGAGTGCCTCACCAAGGCCGGACTCTGGCGCGAGGTGAGGGACCGGCTGCGGCAGCCCGGCGGGGCGCTCTCCGGCGGCCAGCAGCAGCGGCTCTGCATCGCCCGCTCGCTCGCCGTCCGCCCCCGGGTGCTGCTCATGGACGAGCCCTGCTCGGCCCTCGACCCGACCTCCACCCGGCGCGTCGAGGAGACCATCGCCGAGCTGAAGTCCGAGGTCACCGTCGTCATCGTCACCCACAACATGCAGCAGGCGGCCCGGGTCTCCGACTCCTGCGCCTTCTTCCTCGCCGAACAGGGCACCCCCGGCGTGATCGTCGAACACGGGCCCACGGAGACCGTGTTCGGCTCCCCGGTCGACCCGCGCACCGCCGACTACGTCAACGGCCGCTTCGGCTGACCCTGTTCAGGGCGCCCCGTCCCACACCAGGAGCATGTGGCCGCCCAGCCACGCCGAGGAGAGCGCCGCCCCCGTGAGCACGAGGGCGGCGGCCGGCCGCCGGGCCCGGACGATCCCCGACGCGAGCGGCAGCAGCAGCGGGAAGCCCGGCAGCAGGAAGCGGGCCCGGGGGAACCACACCCCGCCGCTGCCGAGCACCACCAGCAGCAGCACCCCCGTGAACACCAGCAGCGGCAGCGGCTGCCGGTCGGCGAGACAGCACAGGAAGAGCCCGGCCGAGAGCAGCAGCACCACCGACACGACGGACAGGAAGAACGGCTCGTACTGGGTGTAGACCAGGTACTTGCGCAGCGCCCGCAGGGTCATCGCGCCGCCGTCCCACTGGTTCCCCCACAGCCGCTGCACCTCGAAGTAGCCGTCCCAGCGCCCCCGTACGAGCCCCACCCAGCCGACGTACCCGAGCCAGCCCAGCGGGGCGACGAGGGCGGCGGCCAGGGCGCGGCCCTCGCCACGCCGGGCGGCGAGCAGCCCCGCCGCGGACACCGCCGCCGCCACCGCGAGCCCCGTCGGCCGGGTGAGCCCGGCGGCGACCGCGAGCCCCGCCGCCCACGCCCAGCGCCCGTCGAGCACCGCGAACAGCGCCCAGGCGGCGAGCGCCGTGAACAGCGACTCCGTGTAGGCCGTCCACTGCACCGCGGCCACCGGCGAGGCACCCCACAGGACCACGAGGACCGTGCCCGTACGGCGTCCCCGCAGCCGGTCGCCGACCGCGAAGATCCCCCAGGCGGCGGCCAGCGAGCAGACCACGGCCAGCCCGAGCGCGAGCGCGGCACGGGAGCCGGGGAGCACCGCCGACAGCGCCCGGACCAGCCCGGGGAAGAGCGGGAAGAACGCCAGGTTCCGGGGGTACGAGGGCTCCGCCGTGTATCCGTGACCCGCGATGTCCAGGTACCAGAGCGAGTCCCAGGACCCGGCGAGCAGCGGCAGCAGCCCGTGCCCCTTCAGATGCGCCCAGCGGGTGAGCACCGCGAGGCCCAGCAGCCGTACCGCCAGATACCCGAGCAGCGCGGGGGCGGCGTGCCGCAGCGCGCCGAACCGGGGGGCCGGGCGGGCGGACCGTGCGGACCGGCCCGGGGCGGGTCCGGGGGTACGGGTGGCGGGCACGGACGGCAGGGGGGTGACGGACACCGGGTCACCCTGGCGTGCGCCCCCGGCGTGCGGGCCCCGTCTTACGTCACGTGCCGTACGGGGTTCACCCGGACGGGCGAAGGAAGGGGACGGGACCGCGGAGAACGCGAAAGGGCCGGTACGGAATCGCTTCCGTACCGGCCCCCTCGCTCGCGCTTCGGCGGGTCAGAGCCCCGCCGCCGCCGAGAGGTCCCGCTTGATCGCGACCAGCAGCTCCGAGGCCTTCGCGCGGGCCGGCGCGAGGTCGACCGCCGCGGCGACCGGCACCTCGACCTCCAGGTAGCACTTCAGCTTGGGCTCCGTACCGCTCGGGCGGACGATCACCCGGGCCTTGTACGCGCCCTCCAGGTGGTAGCGCAGCCCGTCCGTGGGCGGCAGCGACTCGGTGCCCTTCGTCAGGTCCTCCGCCGAGACCACCGTCAGACCGGCCAGCGACACCGGCGGGCGCTCGCGCAGCGCCGCCATGGCGTTCGCGATGACGCTCAGGTCCTCGACCCGCACCGACAGCTGGTC contains:
- a CDS encoding class E sortase, with amino-acid sequence MTTAPPPTAPRAGLALAGAALSVLAALLIGFAANLTVLGHLQHARDQSTAYDELREQLALGTAPVGQLTYDGKPLVPGAPVALIRIPALGLREVVAEGTTSEVLMSGPGHRRDTALPGQAGTSVVMGRRWGYGSPFNDVHRLPDGARIEVTTGQGEAVYEVTGVRHPGDPNPAALGAGQGRLTLMTASGGAYTPEDVVRIDAKLLGTARPSPPRPLRPGWITAAEKPLAGDPDAWPGIFLGAQALLLAALLAVFARRRWGARQAWVTAVPVLVALGVLVSGELTRLLPNLL
- a CDS encoding phosphate ABC transporter ATP-binding protein; this translates as MPGTGPAAPSRAAALEAEAVSAWFGDRKVLDRVSLAMPAREVTALIGPSGCGKSTFLRILNRMHELTGTASLAGRVLLDGADIYDRGRRITHARREIGMVFQKPNPFPAMSLYENVLAGLKLGGIRAGKEAKDDLVEECLTKAGLWREVRDRLRQPGGALSGGQQQRLCIARSLAVRPRVLLMDEPCSALDPTSTRRVEETIAELKSEVTVVIVTHNMQQAARVSDSCAFFLAEQGTPGVIVEHGPTETVFGSPVDPRTADYVNGRFG